In the genome of Acidobacteriota bacterium, the window AGCTCTATCAGAATAAATTTTTAATACAACAGCAGTACTGCTCAGAGAAATTAAAAATCCATAGAATATTCCCTCATAAACAGAGAAATGAAAGAATTGAAGGATGATCAGAACCATAAAGGTTGTAATCAGAACCTGAAGTCCTCCGCCCATCAAGAAGTTCTTTTTAATTTGCTTTAATCTTTCAAGAGAAAATTCAATTCCGATAGTGAATAAAAGCATCACAACTCCGATTTCTGCTAGGGCATCTATTCTATGGGCATCCTTTATCAACCTTAAGCCACTCGGTCCGATAAGAATTCCTGTGGATAAAAAGCCACCAACTGCTGGAAGTTTTAATTTATGACTTATAAAGAATATTACGATAGAAGCAGCCAAAATTATAACTGATTCTTTTAATATTGGAACATCCATTGACTTTTTGCATATTACCAGAAAAAAAGATAATTATTCAATCAACTTGAAAATAAAATTAGAAAATTACAGGAATTTCTTCATGGAGAGAGATTTCTTTTAAATTTACTCTGCATTTTAGTGCTTTAATTTCCACACCTTTCTTCATAGCTTCTCTCAGGAGTTCCCCAAATTCAGGGTCAACTTCATCGTTTGAGGAAAAATATTCAACATCTTCTCTCTGTATTACAAAATAGATCTTAGCTCCCATCCCCTGTTCTTTTAGAGAAATTAATTCTCTCAGGTGTTTCTTTCCTCTTTCAGTTACTCCATCTGGAAATAATGCGATTTGGTTTTTTACAAGAGAAACTGATTTTATCTCGACAAAAGTATCTGTATCATGGTCTTTAATCTGAATGTCAAACCTTGATTTACCAAATTTCTTTTCCTTTAATACGGCTTTAAACTTCTTGGAATTTTTTCTGTTTGAATAAAAGCTATAAATTAAATGATTGGGAATTCTTGAATCGATTGATATTAGCATTGAATTGTTTTTTACAAGATGAAGTACACCCTCTGTTTTATTGCCTTTTTTAGGCAAATAATAACAGATTGCATTTTTCTTTAGGATTTCATTCAATCTTCCAGAATTGGGGATATGAACTTTTTTAATTTCTTTTACATCCTTTATCAATCCAGAAAATCTATTAAGCCTTTTAACAAAAGAAGCTTTTCTCATAGGTTGTTGGAACATGAAAGATACTTTGGAATTTTGCATAATTTCTTTTATTTTATCTATTTTCCATCTTTTTATAATGTTTTTGTTAATAGCTGTTGTTTTATGTTTGTGGCTATTCCTTTTCCAATTGTATGAATTTTACTCAAGTCTTCGATGCTTGCCTTTTTAAGGTCTTCTAAACTTCTGTACTTGGCTTCAAAGAGGTTCCTCGCTCTTATTCTTCCTATGCCAGATAAGGAAACTAATTCCAGGAGCTCTTCTTTAACTCCATATCTGATTCTTTTTCTTAACGGGGGTATTAATCCAGAAGGTTTTTTCAATTTTAAGATTTTTCCTAATGAATCAACGGCATAGAGAAGCCAGTCGCATAATTCATTTATATTGCGAATATCTCCAGGGCCAATCCCGAATTTTTCTACAATTTTATCCTCAGGGACTTCTTCAATCCAGTCCATTATGACAGATGCTGTTTTAATCTCAGCCATACATCTTTCGAAGTATTCACTATCTTTCCAAGGGTCAGGCACTGGAAAAAGGAGATCATCTTTTATTTTGGATATCTTTTTTTCCAGTTCATAAATCTCTTTTCTTTTAAGATATAAAATCATCATGTCAGGAGTATGGCATATTGCATGGATGTATGAAAATGGCGTGGGTAATTTTTTATTATCGATTCTTTTCTCTGCTTCTTTGAGAAATTCTCTTATTATTACGGCTGATAATGGGTCAATGTAAAGTTCCGAAACTCTTTTTCCAAAGGTTGTTGGAATGAAATTTTTCGCTTTTATTTCAATCATTTCTTCTGTTTCTAAAAAGATAAGGATTCTTTCAATTATCTTTAAAATATCATTCGGATTCCTTTGTTTTGCAAAAAAGGTTTTTCCCACAAAATCAATTATTTCTTTTTTGTTGTTTGTAAAATTTCCACATATCAAAGCAAGAATATGGGTTCTAAGTACGGATTCATTTTCAAGTTGCGATTTGATTTTTTCAGGCTCTGCCATTATATAATTTTTAAATATAAATTCTCTATCTTTTTTTGATTTTGAGATTAGCACTGATTCACCAAATTTATCATATTTTGGCCTTCCGGCTCTTCC includes:
- the sfsA gene encoding DNA/RNA nuclease SfsA, whose product is MQNSKVSFMFQQPMRKASFVKRLNRFSGLIKDVKEIKKVHIPNSGRLNEILKKNAICYYLPKKGNKTEGVLHLVKNNSMLISIDSRIPNHLIYSFYSNRKNSKKFKAVLKEKKFGKSRFDIQIKDHDTDTFVEIKSVSLVKNQIALFPDGVTERGKKHLRELISLKEQGMGAKIYFVIQREDVEYFSSNDEVDPEFGELLREAMKKGVEIKALKCRVNLKEISLHEEIPVIF